The Verrucomicrobiota bacterium genome window below encodes:
- a CDS encoding ABC transporter permease encodes MKSLPPNPWPWREGSVVVILLLSLGWLGLAAPSFFKPAALWPWLTSVAPVLLIATGMFFVIVGRQIDISVGSQFAWCSVLAGEAASAGWPWPGILASALLAGLALGALNGLLVAGFKLPSIVVTLATMVTLRESLRAWREGEFVRDLPDSFQWFGLGQSLGQCWVIAAALLLWMILWIASVRLSVFRWVYAVGSNAEAARLAGLRPARITFGLFAFMGLLTGLAATLNAVRFTDVDPKTGAGLELQAIAAVVVGGVSISGGRGRLWGVLAGVLLLACLPSALVFLKWPPHWEKAIQGLIILTAVAAEGVHRARSRGRED; translated from the coding sequence ATGAAGTCACTGCCGCCTAACCCTTGGCCTTGGCGGGAAGGCTCCGTCGTGGTGATTCTCCTGCTGTCGCTCGGCTGGCTCGGGCTGGCGGCGCCTTCCTTCTTCAAGCCCGCCGCGCTTTGGCCCTGGCTCACGAGTGTCGCGCCGGTGCTTTTGATCGCCACCGGCATGTTCTTCGTCATCGTCGGCAGGCAAATCGACATCTCCGTGGGTTCCCAGTTCGCCTGGTGCAGCGTGCTTGCCGGAGAAGCGGCCAGTGCCGGATGGCCTTGGCCTGGGATTCTTGCTTCCGCCCTGCTTGCCGGACTCGCGCTGGGGGCTCTCAATGGGCTGCTCGTGGCGGGATTCAAGCTTCCCTCCATCGTCGTGACACTTGCGACCATGGTCACCCTCCGGGAATCCCTGCGCGCCTGGCGCGAGGGCGAGTTCGTCCGGGACCTTCCCGATTCCTTCCAATGGTTCGGCCTGGGCCAATCCTTAGGACAATGCTGGGTGATCGCGGCGGCCCTCCTCCTTTGGATGATCCTCTGGATCGCATCAGTCCGACTCTCCGTGTTTCGATGGGTCTATGCCGTGGGTTCCAACGCGGAGGCGGCCCGGCTGGCCGGGCTTCGTCCCGCTCGAATCACCTTCGGCCTTTTCGCATTCATGGGACTCTTGACCGGGTTGGCCGCGACCCTCAATGCGGTTCGGTTTACCGACGTGGACCCCAAAACGGGTGCCGGACTGGAACTTCAAGCTATCGCCGCGGTCGTGGTGGGCGGGGTATCCATCTCGGGTGGCCGCGGACGACTTTGGGGTGTCTTGGCTGGCGTGCTTCTCCTCGCTTGTTTACCGTCCGCGCTGGTCTTCCTCAAATGGCCTCCTCATTGGGAAAAGGCCATCCAAGGACTCATCATCCTGACTGCGGTGGCCGCCGAAGGTGTTCACCGCGCGCGCTCGCGCGGCCGTGAGGATTGA
- a CDS encoding sugar ABC transporter ATP-binding protein: MTPLSPPSPGLELRGIDKAFGPIQALHRVDFDLRPGEIHALIGENGAGKSTLIKTVAGALEPDAGEIGVQGRTFRSLTPRLSRELGIAVIYQHPPLFPDLTVAENMRLFLGPARAFCVIDRSRQIERARECLAAIGSNLDPTLEAGRLSMPEQQLVEIARALAAGAQWLILDEPTAALGADDASRLHQVLHALRAKGAGCCYISHRLEDITGLADRVTVLRDGRKVACLPAAEATGREMIRLMVGGERPPSDSSPPHVAQPDSSAPGTRTSPDSVLMRVEGLGCKSSHLREISFELRRGEILGLAGLVGSGRTELARVLFGLDPLTQGTIRIEGQLCRIESPADALSLGIAYLPEDRRRHGIIAELSVAANTSMASFRRMFPRGWLDLARERCEAQSWIERLRIRCQGPETLAGTLSGGNQQKTALARWLATSPRVLIADEPTQGIDVGAKAEIHRLLQSLASEGLAILLLSSDWPELLQLSDRIGVMRQGRLTAFFSKQEASPEAILSAALGHEVTAA, translated from the coding sequence ATGACGCCCCTTTCCCCGCCCTCGCCCGGTCTGGAATTGCGTGGAATCGACAAGGCATTCGGCCCCATCCAAGCACTCCACCGGGTCGATTTCGACCTTCGTCCGGGTGAAATTCACGCTTTGATCGGGGAGAATGGGGCGGGCAAGTCCACCCTGATCAAAACCGTGGCGGGCGCCCTCGAACCGGACGCCGGCGAAATCGGCGTGCAAGGACGCACGTTCCGTTCCCTGACCCCCCGCCTCTCGCGTGAACTGGGCATCGCCGTGATTTACCAGCATCCGCCGCTTTTCCCGGATCTCACGGTCGCGGAGAATATGAGGTTGTTCCTCGGTCCAGCCAGGGCGTTTTGCGTCATCGATCGATCCCGCCAGATCGAACGTGCTCGCGAGTGCCTGGCGGCGATCGGATCCAACCTTGATCCAACGCTGGAGGCTGGCCGGCTGTCCATGCCCGAACAACAACTGGTCGAGATCGCTCGAGCCCTCGCCGCCGGGGCACAGTGGCTGATTCTGGACGAACCCACCGCCGCACTCGGCGCCGACGACGCCTCCCGCCTGCATCAAGTCCTGCACGCGCTCCGCGCGAAGGGAGCGGGATGTTGCTATATTTCTCACCGGCTCGAGGATATCACCGGGCTCGCTGACCGGGTCACCGTGTTGCGGGATGGACGGAAAGTCGCTTGCCTGCCCGCGGCAGAAGCCACGGGCCGGGAAATGATCCGCCTCATGGTCGGCGGCGAAAGGCCTCCGTCCGATTCTTCACCACCGCATGTCGCCCAGCCCGATTCCTCGGCCCCCGGAACACGCACTTCTCCGGATTCTGTTTTGATGCGAGTGGAAGGGCTCGGCTGCAAATCGTCCCACCTGCGGGAGATCAGCTTTGAACTTCGTCGCGGTGAAATCCTGGGACTGGCCGGACTGGTTGGCTCGGGCCGCACGGAATTGGCGCGTGTGCTTTTTGGATTGGACCCGCTGACCCAAGGAACGATCCGGATCGAGGGTCAACTCTGCCGGATTGAGAGCCCTGCCGACGCCTTGAGCCTTGGCATCGCCTACTTGCCGGAGGATCGACGGCGGCATGGTATTATTGCCGAACTGAGTGTTGCTGCCAATACCAGCATGGCTTCTTTCCGGCGGATGTTTCCGCGAGGCTGGTTGGATCTCGCGCGGGAAAGATGCGAGGCCCAATCCTGGATCGAAAGGCTTCGCATCCGATGCCAGGGTCCAGAGACTCTTGCTGGAACGTTGTCGGGCGGAAATCAGCAGAAGACCGCATTGGCGCGGTGGCTGGCCACTTCCCCGCGCGTTCTTATCGCCGATGAACCCACCCAGGGCATTGATGTTGGGGCCAAGGCCGAGATTCATCGTCTGCTGCAATCCCTGGCGTCGGAAGGCCTGGCTATTCTGCTCCTGTCCTCGGATTGGCCCGAATTGCTCCAACTCAGCGACCGCATCGGTGTCATGAGACAGGGGAGGCTCACCGCGTTTTTCTCCAAGCAGGAAGCCTCCCCCGAGGCCATCCTCTCCGCCGCGCTCGGCCATGAAGTCACTGCCGCCTAA
- a CDS encoding L-rhamnose isomerase, whose protein sequence is MPTRNLRPRLRRRTSNTPPASFSAAAESYSQSGVDAEHALKRLSRFPISLHCWQGDDVTGFESRDSSLGGGIAVTGSHPGKARNPQELREDLDAALALIPGRHRLNLHAIYGEFDGCNIDRNAIEPRHFQGWLDWAQSRRLALDFNPTFFSHPLAESGWTLAHRDRAIRDFWVEHGRRCREIAAFFGRRQGTPSVNNVWIPDGSKDSPADRWAPRRRLEDSLDRVFASKFPHPHLLDAVEPKLFGLGSESYVAGSYDFYATYALRRKIALCLDLGHFHPTEEVFDKISALAPHLPALLLHVSRGVRWDSDHVVLLNDPLLAVAREVVRAAERHTIVLGLDYFDGSIHRVSAWVLGARNLLKALLIALLDPRARIEACENASDLTGRLFWQEAARTLPWSWVWDEYCRRHNVPLDRDWIQTARAHETSVLPRRI, encoded by the coding sequence ATGCCAACACGAAACTTGAGGCCGCGCCTACGCCGACGGACATCGAACACGCCCCCAGCATCCTTCAGCGCGGCGGCGGAATCCTACTCCCAGTCCGGGGTGGACGCGGAACACGCTCTCAAGCGACTTTCCCGGTTTCCCATCTCTTTGCATTGCTGGCAGGGGGATGATGTCACGGGTTTTGAATCACGCGATTCTTCCTTGGGCGGCGGCATTGCGGTCACCGGTTCCCATCCCGGCAAAGCTCGCAATCCTCAAGAACTTCGCGAAGATCTCGATGCGGCCCTTGCGCTCATTCCCGGCCGGCATCGGCTCAATCTGCACGCGATCTACGGGGAGTTTGACGGATGCAACATCGATCGAAACGCCATTGAACCCCGGCATTTCCAGGGCTGGCTCGACTGGGCGCAATCACGGCGGCTTGCGCTCGATTTCAACCCCACGTTCTTTTCCCACCCCCTCGCGGAATCCGGATGGACCCTCGCCCACCGCGACCGTGCGATACGGGATTTTTGGGTCGAGCATGGACGACGATGCCGGGAAATCGCTGCGTTTTTCGGCAGGCGCCAGGGAACCCCTTCCGTGAACAACGTCTGGATTCCTGACGGTTCCAAGGACTCCCCGGCGGATCGTTGGGCTCCCCGTCGGAGATTGGAGGACTCGCTCGATCGAGTTTTCGCTTCAAAGTTTCCCCATCCGCACCTTCTCGACGCTGTCGAACCGAAGCTTTTCGGCCTTGGATCCGAGAGTTACGTCGCCGGGTCCTACGACTTTTATGCCACTTATGCGTTGCGCCGGAAAATCGCGCTGTGCCTCGATCTCGGCCATTTTCATCCCACGGAAGAGGTGTTCGACAAGATCTCTGCACTGGCTCCCCACCTCCCGGCTTTGCTGCTGCATGTGAGCCGCGGCGTGCGGTGGGACAGCGACCACGTGGTGCTCCTCAACGATCCCTTGCTCGCGGTCGCGCGCGAAGTTGTCCGGGCGGCGGAAAGGCACACGATTGTGCTTGGCTTGGACTACTTCGACGGCAGCATTCACCGGGTCAGCGCTTGGGTGCTTGGCGCCCGTAATCTGCTCAAAGCTCTCCTCATCGCCCTCCTCGATCCCAGAGCCAGAATCGAAGCATGCGAAAATGCCAGCGACTTGACCGGCCGGCTGTTTTGGCAAGAGGCAGCCCGCACCCTGCCCTGGTCTTGGGTCTGGGATGAATATTGCCGGCGACACAATGTGCCCCTGGATCGGGATTGGATCCAAACCGCTCGGGCTCACGAGACGTCGGTCCTGCCACGCAGAATTTGA
- a CDS encoding type II secretion system protein translates to MRIPLDHQNHGFTLVEIMIVVAIVGLLATLAIPNYVRARENAQLNSILNNLRLIEDAKGQWAMAQEKGTGDTTDLAALSDYLKGGTIVPIVSETYTTEAVGISSAAKVPVSLGTYPVGAVITAR, encoded by the coding sequence ATGAGAATACCTCTTGATCATCAAAACCACGGCTTCACCTTGGTGGAAATCATGATCGTGGTGGCTATTGTGGGGTTGCTCGCGACTCTCGCCATTCCGAACTACGTCCGCGCTCGGGAGAATGCCCAACTGAACAGCATCCTCAATAATCTGAGACTGATCGAGGATGCCAAGGGTCAATGGGCCATGGCCCAGGAGAAGGGGACTGGGGATACCACCGATCTCGCTGCCCTCAGCGACTATCTCAAAGGCGGAACCATCGTGCCCATCGTCAGCGAGACCTATACGACTGAGGCCGTCGGCATTTCATCGGCCGCCAAAGTCCCCGTTTCCCTCGGCACCTATCCCGTCGGCGCCGTGATCACGGCCCGCTAA
- a CDS encoding carotenoid biosynthesis protein has protein sequence MTARLHGAVLVLFLLALVAQGVATLLDLSPPSRDPAFECVFWILASACTVTGLHRRLPLQQALGAAAWVGGLAWLVELASLRFSIPFGPRAFLGSLGASPPNTVPAVIPCVWIVMVLNARGVARLILRPWRKTTYYGFWVLGLASVLVGLFAVAMEPFASLTKRYWATGGTRVPTSVLGIDGLVFLSRSVVAACLLGFATPWLIHKQPVKQSPDLHPWILWVLIHGLLILDSLRHELWTLAVLAGGMLGFVSLCALRGAYWVRAEMALETDRN, from the coding sequence ATGACCGCGCGGTTGCACGGCGCTGTCCTCGTCCTATTCCTGCTGGCCCTTGTGGCTCAAGGCGTGGCGACACTGCTCGATCTTTCCCCGCCCTCCCGCGATCCCGCGTTTGAATGCGTTTTCTGGATCCTCGCGTCCGCCTGCACGGTGACCGGTTTGCATCGCCGGTTGCCCCTCCAACAAGCCCTGGGCGCGGCCGCCTGGGTGGGCGGACTCGCCTGGCTGGTGGAATTGGCCAGCCTGCGCTTCAGCATTCCCTTCGGTCCCCGCGCCTTCCTCGGAAGTCTCGGTGCAAGCCCGCCCAATACCGTCCCGGCGGTCATCCCATGTGTCTGGATCGTCATGGTGCTGAATGCGCGCGGCGTGGCTCGTCTCATCCTGAGACCCTGGCGGAAAACGACCTATTATGGATTCTGGGTGCTGGGACTCGCCTCCGTCCTGGTCGGCCTCTTCGCCGTGGCCATGGAGCCCTTTGCCAGCCTGACGAAACGTTATTGGGCGACAGGGGGCACGCGTGTTCCCACCTCGGTGCTGGGGATCGATGGGCTGGTGTTCCTGAGCCGTTCAGTGGTGGCTGCTTGCCTCCTCGGATTCGCCACCCCCTGGCTGATCCATAAACAGCCGGTGAAGCAGTCTCCCGATCTTCACCCTTGGATTCTATGGGTGCTGATCCACGGATTGCTCATTCTCGACAGCCTTCGCCACGAACTTTGGACTTTGGCGGTCCTGGCGGGTGGCATGTTGGGCTTCGTGTCCCTCTGCGCTTTACGCGGGGCTTATTGGGTTCGCGCGGAAATGGCCTTAGAAACGGACCGCAACTGA
- a CDS encoding M42 family metallopeptidase has product MRKASLEFLKTLIHTPSPSGHETRGQRVWLDYVKAFADETYSDAYGNCVAVLNKGGTPRVMLAAHADEIAMAVNYIDDNGYLYVRRVGGIDPAIIRAQRVAVHTRQGPVKGVVGNVAPHLTRMEGERKVPKMEDLFIDIGARSKKEAQELVRIADPVTLENGFELLRNDLAVARAFDNRIGTFAVAEALRLLHPQRRALKAEICAVSNIMEEVGLLGARQIAYSLKPDVALVVDVTHATDYPTVSKIQHGDIKVGAGPALTHGGCNHREVVARLEAIASQESIPLQHEAMSATSGTDTDVIFWTRGGIPSALISLPNRYMHSPVELVSLRDLECIPRLLAGFSASLRKKEKFKVKI; this is encoded by the coding sequence ATGCGAAAAGCTTCCTTGGAATTCCTCAAAACTCTGATCCACACCCCCAGCCCTTCCGGCCACGAAACCCGGGGGCAACGCGTTTGGCTCGACTATGTGAAGGCGTTCGCCGACGAAACCTATTCCGACGCCTATGGAAACTGCGTGGCGGTTTTGAACAAAGGGGGAACCCCCCGGGTGATGCTGGCGGCGCACGCGGACGAAATCGCCATGGCGGTCAATTACATCGACGACAACGGTTATCTCTACGTGCGCAGAGTGGGAGGCATCGACCCGGCGATCATTCGCGCTCAACGCGTGGCGGTTCACACCCGGCAGGGGCCCGTGAAAGGCGTGGTGGGGAACGTCGCGCCCCACCTCACGAGGATGGAGGGCGAACGTAAAGTGCCCAAGATGGAGGATCTATTCATTGATATCGGCGCGCGAAGCAAGAAGGAGGCTCAAGAGCTCGTTCGAATCGCCGATCCCGTGACTCTGGAGAACGGCTTCGAACTTTTGCGGAATGATCTGGCCGTGGCGCGGGCCTTCGATAACCGCATCGGCACGTTCGCCGTCGCCGAAGCGCTGCGTTTGCTGCATCCTCAGCGCCGAGCCCTGAAAGCCGAGATCTGCGCCGTGTCGAACATCATGGAAGAAGTGGGCCTGCTTGGAGCCCGCCAGATCGCTTACAGCCTCAAGCCTGATGTGGCGCTGGTCGTGGATGTCACTCATGCCACCGACTACCCGACCGTGAGCAAAATCCAGCACGGGGACATCAAGGTGGGCGCAGGTCCGGCGCTCACCCACGGGGGCTGCAATCATCGCGAGGTCGTGGCGCGGTTGGAAGCGATCGCTTCCCAAGAATCCATCCCGCTCCAGCATGAGGCCATGTCCGCCACCAGCGGCACCGACACCGACGTCATTTTCTGGACGCGCGGGGGCATTCCCAGCGCCTTGATCAGCCTGCCCAATCGCTACATGCACTCGCCCGTCGAGTTGGTCAGCCTTCGCGACCTCGAGTGCATTCCCCGCTTGCTCGCAGGATTTTCCGCCTCCCTGCGCAAGAAGGAGAAATTCAAAGTCAAAATCTGA
- a CDS encoding immunoglobulin domain-containing protein has product MAWSLSVQLRSLRHAVCRMVLPRPQPWPVGDLGAASDVGCFPRGEVQRPQTAIAFRESRVNVSSLPEGSTRGQILQDEDQLELPALLSAPDHGADFKRATETAAAARPVPSLRTHFPALIDNYEALPPDTSGAVGPEHLVVMLNTEFAVQARRGRVLKQVLLKDFWKPAGASNVFDPRVVYDPRSRRYFATAIAEGQTTNSMILIGVSSTSDPAGDWRLLTLKADPTGKVWADFPNLGFNRTWLGVSFNMHTVGETNLFVRSDLYILDKAALVSAQNPSIKKFEDSNGFTLVPAVNHGGTEPNLYVVCDVPARNRLRIARIQGALGSETYAAGHALTPPVPAWGFWNVTSEQPNGTNLSPQKGTSTSIFPNDARIQSVQYRNSSLWVAHHVFMDLGTPKERTSIQWWNVSLAGAIAQRGLIDDPSGLEHYSFPSLAVNRSNDVLVGFSRFSKETYASAAYAHRMGSEPAGLMSLPQTYKAGEAPYVRIRIRGRNSWGDYSAACVDPLNDQDMWTMQEYASTRGPKGDRWGTEWAYFAFSTNDPGVVLSASPSRTVEELGQSVELSARVDGTPPLRLQWRRNGSNLAGATNATLTLPAFAARDQGDYVLLASNTFGYEFSAVIELAFAAPKITKQPAGGSYRAGSNVELSVAADGTKPLTYQWLFNGSVLVRATNATHLVSALEASKQGAYTVEVRNVAGNSRSEPARLQLLDLPPPVSPLLSGPRLDADRSLSFELLIDPVYPIGLQQSTNLVDWTFYAAYTSPSTRPPCAHFP; this is encoded by the coding sequence ATGGCCTGGAGCCTGAGCGTCCAGCTTCGTAGTCTTCGCCATGCCGTTTGCCGGATGGTTTTGCCACGTCCTCAGCCTTGGCCTGTCGGGGACCTTGGGGCTGCAAGCGACGTCGGATGTTTCCCCAGGGGGGAAGTTCAACGGCCGCAAACGGCCATCGCATTTCGCGAAAGCCGCGTGAATGTCTCGTCCCTGCCTGAAGGGTCGACCCGTGGACAGATCCTCCAGGACGAGGACCAACTCGAACTGCCGGCGCTCCTCTCCGCTCCGGACCACGGAGCCGATTTCAAGCGCGCGACCGAAACCGCCGCGGCGGCCCGTCCCGTCCCCAGCTTGCGCACCCACTTTCCGGCTCTGATCGACAATTACGAGGCGTTGCCTCCGGACACTTCCGGGGCTGTGGGACCTGAACATTTGGTGGTTATGCTCAACACGGAATTTGCCGTGCAGGCCCGTCGAGGAAGGGTGCTCAAGCAAGTCCTCCTGAAGGATTTTTGGAAGCCTGCGGGAGCTTCGAACGTGTTCGACCCGCGAGTTGTTTACGACCCTCGTTCGAGACGCTATTTTGCCACGGCCATCGCCGAAGGCCAGACCACGAATTCCATGATCCTGATCGGTGTCTCCTCGACTTCGGATCCGGCGGGAGACTGGCGCCTCCTCACGCTCAAAGCCGACCCCACGGGCAAGGTTTGGGCGGATTTCCCCAATCTCGGATTCAATCGCACCTGGTTGGGAGTGAGTTTCAACATGCACACGGTGGGCGAGACCAATCTCTTCGTGCGGTCCGATCTCTACATCTTGGACAAAGCGGCGCTGGTTTCCGCTCAGAACCCGTCGATCAAGAAATTCGAGGATTCCAACGGCTTTACCCTGGTGCCCGCGGTGAACCACGGCGGGACCGAGCCCAATCTTTATGTGGTTTGCGACGTGCCCGCCCGGAACCGGCTCCGAATCGCCCGCATTCAAGGAGCGCTGGGATCGGAAACGTATGCGGCCGGTCATGCCTTGACTCCTCCTGTTCCCGCCTGGGGATTCTGGAATGTCACTTCGGAGCAACCGAACGGCACGAATCTTTCACCCCAAAAGGGAACCTCAACCTCTATCTTCCCGAACGACGCCCGCATCCAGAGCGTTCAGTATCGAAACAGCTCCTTATGGGTCGCGCACCATGTTTTCATGGACCTCGGCACCCCGAAGGAGCGGACTTCGATTCAATGGTGGAACGTGTCTTTGGCGGGGGCAATTGCCCAACGCGGGCTGATCGACGATCCGAGTGGCTTGGAGCACTATTCTTTCCCGAGTCTGGCAGTCAATCGGTCGAATGACGTGCTCGTCGGTTTTTCTCGATTCTCCAAAGAAACCTACGCCAGCGCCGCTTATGCCCACCGGATGGGAAGCGAACCCGCGGGACTGATGTCACTCCCGCAAACGTACAAGGCTGGAGAAGCTCCTTACGTGCGTATTCGCATTCGAGGCCGCAACAGCTGGGGGGACTACAGTGCGGCATGCGTGGATCCTTTGAATGATCAGGACATGTGGACGATGCAGGAATACGCCTCGACGAGAGGTCCGAAGGGAGACCGCTGGGGCACCGAGTGGGCCTATTTTGCCTTCAGCACCAATGATCCCGGCGTTGTTTTGAGCGCTTCCCCGTCGCGTACCGTTGAGGAACTGGGGCAATCCGTCGAACTCTCTGCGCGGGTGGACGGCACTCCACCGTTGCGATTGCAATGGCGCCGGAACGGGTCGAATCTGGCGGGCGCCACCAATGCAACTTTGACCCTTCCGGCTTTTGCCGCCCGCGACCAAGGCGATTACGTGCTGTTGGCCAGCAACACGTTTGGCTATGAATTCAGTGCGGTCATTGAACTCGCCTTTGCCGCCCCCAAGATCACGAAGCAACCCGCGGGAGGCAGTTACAGGGCAGGCTCCAACGTGGAGCTCTCCGTGGCCGCGGACGGAACCAAGCCTTTGACCTACCAATGGCTGTTCAATGGATCGGTCCTTGTTCGAGCCACGAATGCGACCCATCTCGTGAGTGCTTTGGAGGCGTCCAAGCAGGGAGCCTACACGGTGGAGGTGCGGAACGTCGCCGGAAACTCGCGCTCCGAGCCGGCCCGCCTGCAGCTCCTGGATCTGCCACCACCGGTGAGTCCGTTGCTGTCCGGTCCGAGGCTCGACGCGGATCGTTCGCTTTCGTTCGAATTGTTGATCGATCCCGTTTATCCCATCGGACTGCAGCAATCGACGAACCTGGTGGACTGGACATTCTACGCCGCTTACACGAGTCCGTCCACGCGCCCCCCCTGCGCACACTTCCCCTGA
- a CDS encoding SDR family oxidoreductase — MTGRIRFRSQRSLNAGDSEPVPGGHVANHIKIGLGPAVVHRGHQGKAVGILEFLDRRVLSGNQRRFVQDVEIGPHEEIGLAHRVHVETHSQPGAIESEIGEIRPNLARGVGFEREEAPVSRRIRSRGDTDQDHGIRGLAFGDGRGKIASRTRVVNNSRVEHVRSSRRLPKILQEDLLEHPSSTGLHGKFRVEHNHQMFRSHSPGSVRRQRLVIVDQSRKVGAQAGDGTGRRGGFGRALEIGSVVRSGEERRQFELVLVLEDLSTGRPFRQGRDIHAAFAKCDGRLRPLNFPPGETSDVACSPKVPDRPRLRTWQNHPANGMAKTTKLDAQAPGHFAAGFSVYNEARVPSTLPMRVLILGCGYLGVRVGELLRASGHEVWGTRRSPESATELESVGIRPVIFDFGVPESLKQLPDGVEWIVHCASTGRGGADAYRLVFDQGLRMVELWMRNQPLQKFVFTSSTSVYGQVDGSWVDEDSPVSPEPEGARILVQAELHARSLQGLGAVVLRLAGLYGAGRGHLLQQLLRREARVEGTGQRWLNMVHREDAARAVVLALEQAPRGEVYNVADNEPVAQVEFLRWLADKTGNPMPQRAEPASGSPRTKRARTHKRVSNRKLRETLGWVLRYPSYREGYREEIRKRNDEPG; from the coding sequence ATGACCGGCCGCATACGTTTCCGATCCCAGCGCTCCTTGAATGCGGGCGATTCGGAGCCGGTTCCGGGCGGGCACGTCGCAAACCACATAAAGATTGGGCTCGGTCCCGCCGTGGTTCACCGCGGGCACCAGGGTAAAGCCGTTGGAATCCTCGAATTTCTTGATCGACGGGTTCTGAGCGGAAACCAGCGCCGCTTTGTCCAAGATGTAGAGATCGGACCGCACGAAGAGATTGGTCTCGCCCACCGTGTGCATGTTGAAACTCACTCCCAACCAGGTGCGATTGAATCCGAGATTGGGGAAATCCGCCCAAACCTTGCCCGTGGGGTCGGCTTTGAGCGTGAGGAGGCGCCAGTCTCCCGCCGGATCCGAAGTCGAGGAGACACCGATCAGGATCATGGAATTCGTGGTCTGGCCTTCGGCGATGGCCGTGGCAAAATAGCGTCTCGAACGAGGGTCGTAAACAACTCGCGGGTCGAACACGTTCGAAGCTCCCGCAGGCTTCCAAAAATCCTTCAGGAGGACTTGCTTGAGCACCCTTCCTCGACGGGCCTGCACGGCAAATTCCGTGTTGAGCATAACCACCAAATGTTCAGGTCCCACAGCCCCGGAAGTGTCCGGAGGCAACGCCTCGTAATTGTCGATCAGAGCCGGAAAGTGGGTGCGCAAGCTGGGGACGGGACGGGCCGCCGCGGCGGTTTCGGTCGCGCGCTTGAAATCGGCTCCGTGGTCCGGAGCGGAGAGGAGCGCCGGCAGTTCGAGTTGGTCCTCGTCCTGGAGGATCTGTCCACGGGTCGACCCTTCAGGCAGGGACGAGACATTCACGCGGCTTTCGCGAAATGCGATGGCCGTTTGCGGCCGTTGAACTTCCCCCCTGGGGAAACATCCGACGTCGCTTGCAGCCCCAAGGTCCCCGACAGGCCAAGGCTGAGGACGTGGCAAAACCATCCGGCAAACGGCATGGCGAAGACTACGAAGCTGGACGCTCAGGCTCCAGGCCATTTTGCGGCTGGCTTTTCTGTTTACAACGAGGCCCGGGTTCCCTCGACTCTTCCCATGCGCGTCTTAATCCTTGGTTGCGGCTATCTGGGCGTGCGCGTGGGTGAGTTGCTTCGGGCCTCCGGGCACGAAGTCTGGGGGACTCGCCGTTCGCCCGAGTCGGCAACAGAATTGGAGTCGGTGGGCATTCGACCGGTGATCTTCGATTTCGGCGTTCCCGAGTCTCTGAAGCAACTTCCGGACGGTGTCGAGTGGATCGTGCATTGCGCCTCGACGGGGAGGGGAGGGGCGGATGCCTATCGCCTCGTTTTTGATCAAGGATTGCGCATGGTCGAGCTTTGGATGCGAAACCAGCCGTTGCAGAAATTCGTTTTTACCAGCAGCACGAGCGTGTACGGCCAGGTGGACGGGAGCTGGGTCGATGAAGATTCTCCGGTCAGCCCGGAGCCGGAGGGAGCCCGCATTTTGGTGCAAGCCGAGCTTCATGCCCGATCGCTTCAGGGTTTGGGCGCAGTCGTCCTTCGTTTGGCGGGTCTCTACGGAGCGGGGAGGGGCCATTTGTTGCAACAACTCTTGCGGCGGGAAGCCCGCGTCGAAGGCACCGGGCAAAGGTGGTTGAACATGGTTCACCGGGAAGACGCCGCCCGGGCGGTCGTGCTGGCGCTTGAACAGGCTCCCCGGGGGGAAGTGTACAATGTCGCGGACAATGAACCCGTGGCTCAGGTCGAATTCCTCCGCTGGCTGGCGGACAAGACAGGGAATCCGATGCCTCAAAGGGCCGAGCCCGCCAGTGGTTCTCCACGAACGAAACGAGCGCGGACCCACAAGCGGGTTTCCAACCGCAAGTTGAGGGAAACGTTGGGATGGGTTCTCCGCTATCCGAGCTATCGCGAGGGTTATCGAGAAGAGATTCGGAAGCGGAATGACGAGCCAGGTTGA